Proteins encoded within one genomic window of Mesorhizobium sp. AR10:
- a CDS encoding glycosyltransferase family 25 protein, producing the protein MPSSSRWCARDDHGRNAPFKMPLSLDLGAEVVLPVTGRSRARFGFSQYAARRPGAEKSGTQPHPYAMDAATSSLKASIPLKTMKCLVINLDRSQDRLAHMTGEFIRMGVAFERVAAIDARDRPDLSRMPLRVKRLSPLRLTNAEIACLLSHRACWAIVAARDDAYGAIFEDDAVFSAKAGALLADAGWIPAAADIVKLETFFKKTTIARKRVSAGHGFSLSRLYRSHIGAAGYIISRQAARDLIAATEDIGIPVDHVIFNPGLATSSGKTIYQLVPALCTQDQFLGDKAVGLPSLLNQERSDQWAASGMPKKRKKTGANRIKTEFNRLAAQIADFCRFRQEKIIPFDYRGERIRPPHTQRRENAL; encoded by the coding sequence TTGCCGAGCAGCAGCCGGTGGTGTGCGCGTGATGATCATGGTCGGAATGCGCCATTCAAAATGCCTTTGTCTCTCGATCTCGGTGCAGAGGTAGTGCTTCCAGTAACTGGAAGGTCAAGGGCCAGGTTCGGCTTTTCTCAGTATGCGGCTCGCCGGCCCGGGGCGGAAAAATCCGGCACGCAACCGCATCCGTATGCTATGGACGCCGCCACTTCGTCGCTAAAAGCATCGATCCCGCTCAAAACCATGAAATGCCTGGTCATCAACCTCGATCGGTCCCAAGATAGGCTCGCCCATATGACGGGCGAGTTTATCCGGATGGGCGTTGCGTTTGAGCGGGTCGCCGCGATCGACGCGCGGGATCGGCCCGACCTCTCCCGGATGCCGCTGCGCGTCAAGCGCCTATCACCGCTGCGCCTGACCAACGCCGAGATCGCCTGTCTCCTCAGTCACAGGGCCTGCTGGGCGATCGTCGCGGCAAGGGACGACGCCTATGGTGCGATCTTCGAGGACGATGCCGTCTTTTCTGCCAAGGCCGGGGCGCTGCTCGCCGACGCCGGTTGGATTCCGGCCGCCGCCGATATCGTCAAACTCGAGACCTTCTTCAAGAAAACCACCATTGCGCGCAAACGCGTTTCCGCCGGCCACGGGTTTTCGTTGTCCAGGCTCTACCGATCCCATATCGGCGCCGCCGGCTACATCATTTCAAGGCAGGCCGCGCGCGACCTGATCGCGGCAACCGAGGACATCGGCATTCCGGTCGATCACGTCATCTTCAATCCCGGTCTGGCAACGTCGTCCGGCAAGACCATCTATCAGCTCGTTCCGGCGCTGTGCACGCAGGACCAGTTCCTGGGCGACAAGGCGGTCGGACTGCCAAGCCTGCTCAATCAGGAACGGAGCGACCAGTGGGCTGCGAGCGGCATGCCCAAAAAACGCAAGAAGACGGGAGCCAATAGAATCAAGACCGAGTTCAACCGGCTGGCGGCGCAGATTGCCGACTTCTGCCGGTTCAGGCAGGAGAAGATCATCCCGTTCGACTACCGTGGAGAACGTATCCGTCCGCCCCATACCCAGCGCCGTGAAAACGCGCTATAG
- a CDS encoding [protein-PII] uridylyltransferase: MARIFLKLDELIDGEALRREMTALTAATAGDGSGQAARSGVLQLLKGRLAAGRTIAEAMLRDDGSGNACAARLSHVMDEIIRALYDFAATHVYRVKNPSTAERMAVVAVGGYGRGTLAPGSDIDLLFLLPYKQTPWGEQIVEYMLYILWDLGLKVGHATRNIDECLRLSRTDITIRTSILEARFLWGEQKLYDELLLRFDHEVVRTTGPEYVQAKLAERDERHAKAGESRYLVEPNVKDGKGGLRDLQTLFWIGKYFYRVRTGEELVDKGVFTDAEYREFQKAEDFLWAVRCHMHFLTGKPEERLHFDIQREIAERLGYTTHPGLSAVERFMKHYFLVAKDVGDLTRIFCAALEEEQAKHVPGFNRIFLTFSRRKRKLAGTSDFIVDNHRINIADDLVFERDPVNLLRLFWFADKHGLEFHPDALKLLTRSLGLVGKSLRRDEEANRLFLDILTSDRNAELNLRRMNEAGLLGKLIPDFGKIVAMMQFSMYHHYTVDEHLIRCIGVLAEIERGDGEKVHPLSHTLMPGLKKSREALYVAVLLHDIAKGRLEDHSEAGAKIARRICPHMGLSPADTETVAWLVENHLVMSMTAQTRDLNDRKTIEDFASVVQSVERLKLLLILTVCDIRGVGPGVWNGWKGQLLRTLYYETELLLTGGFSEVSRAKRTTAARERLAEALADWPEKARTRYVGLHYENYLLTVDLPDQLRHAEFIREADAAGNKLATMVKTHQFEAVTEITVLAQDHPRLLSVIAGACAGAGGNIVDAQIFTTADGRALDTILISREFDRDEDERRRAERVGRLIEDVLSGKSWLPEMIEKRTKPRRGAKVFRIQPRAEIRNTLSNRFSVIEVEGLDRPGLLSEITGALSDLSLDIASAHITTFGEKVIDTFYVTDLTGQKIDSPARTTAIHNRLIAALEGITPERGGKAKAAAE, from the coding sequence ATGGCAAGAATCTTCCTGAAGCTCGACGAACTGATCGACGGCGAAGCCTTGCGCCGCGAAATGACCGCGCTGACCGCGGCCACGGCAGGCGACGGTTCCGGGCAAGCGGCGCGCAGTGGCGTTCTCCAGCTTCTCAAGGGCCGGCTCGCCGCTGGGCGCACGATCGCTGAAGCCATGCTCAGGGATGATGGCAGCGGCAACGCCTGCGCCGCCCGGCTGTCACATGTCATGGACGAGATCATCCGTGCCCTCTACGATTTCGCGGCGACCCATGTCTATCGCGTGAAAAACCCGTCGACGGCCGAACGCATGGCCGTCGTCGCCGTTGGCGGCTATGGCCGCGGCACGCTCGCGCCGGGCTCCGACATCGACCTCCTGTTCCTGCTGCCCTACAAGCAGACGCCGTGGGGCGAGCAGATCGTCGAGTACATGCTCTACATACTGTGGGATCTGGGGCTGAAGGTCGGCCACGCCACCCGCAACATCGACGAATGCCTCAGGCTGTCGCGCACCGACATCACCATCCGCACCTCGATCCTGGAAGCGCGTTTCCTGTGGGGTGAGCAAAAACTCTATGACGAGCTTTTGCTGCGCTTCGACCACGAGGTGGTGCGCACCACGGGACCCGAATATGTGCAGGCCAAGCTTGCCGAACGCGACGAGCGCCACGCCAAGGCCGGCGAAAGCCGCTATCTCGTCGAACCCAACGTCAAGGACGGCAAGGGCGGCCTGCGCGACCTGCAGACGCTGTTCTGGATCGGCAAATACTTCTATCGGGTGCGCACCGGCGAGGAGCTGGTCGACAAGGGCGTGTTCACCGACGCCGAATACCGGGAATTCCAGAAGGCCGAGGATTTCCTGTGGGCGGTGCGCTGCCACATGCATTTCCTCACCGGCAAGCCTGAGGAACGGCTGCATTTCGACATTCAGCGCGAGATCGCCGAGCGGCTCGGCTACACCACCCATCCGGGCCTGTCGGCCGTCGAGCGCTTCATGAAGCACTACTTCCTCGTCGCCAAGGATGTCGGGGACCTGACCCGCATCTTCTGCGCCGCGCTCGAGGAGGAACAGGCCAAGCATGTGCCGGGCTTCAACCGCATCTTCCTCACCTTCTCGCGGCGCAAGCGCAAGCTTGCCGGCACGTCCGATTTCATTGTCGACAACCACCGCATCAACATCGCCGACGACCTGGTGTTCGAGCGCGATCCGGTCAATCTGCTGCGGCTGTTCTGGTTCGCCGACAAGCATGGGCTGGAATTCCATCCCGACGCGCTGAAGCTGCTGACCCGCTCGCTCGGACTTGTCGGCAAGTCGCTGCGGCGCGACGAGGAAGCCAACCGGCTGTTCCTCGACATATTGACCTCGGACCGCAACGCCGAGCTCAATCTCCGGCGCATGAACGAGGCGGGATTGCTGGGAAAGCTGATCCCGGATTTCGGCAAGATCGTCGCCATGATGCAGTTCTCGATGTACCACCACTATACGGTGGACGAGCACCTCATCCGCTGCATCGGCGTGCTGGCCGAGATCGAGCGCGGCGACGGCGAAAAGGTCCATCCGCTTTCGCACACGCTGATGCCGGGGCTGAAGAAGAGCCGCGAGGCGCTCTATGTCGCGGTACTTTTGCACGACATCGCCAAGGGGCGACTGGAGGACCATTCGGAAGCCGGCGCCAAGATCGCCCGGCGCATCTGCCCGCATATGGGGCTCTCGCCAGCCGACACCGAAACGGTCGCCTGGCTGGTCGAGAACCACCTCGTCATGTCGATGACGGCGCAGACCCGCGATCTCAACGACCGGAAGACGATCGAGGATTTCGCATCGGTCGTGCAGTCGGTCGAACGGCTGAAACTGCTGCTCATCCTCACCGTCTGCGACATCAGAGGCGTCGGGCCAGGCGTCTGGAACGGCTGGAAAGGCCAATTGCTGCGCACGCTGTATTACGAGACCGAGCTGCTGTTGACCGGCGGGTTTTCCGAAGTGTCGCGGGCGAAGCGGACAACGGCGGCGCGCGAGCGGTTGGCCGAGGCGCTGGCCGATTGGCCGGAGAAGGCGCGCACGCGCTATGTCGGCCTGCACTACGAGAACTATCTGCTGACGGTCGATCTCCCCGACCAGCTCCGCCATGCCGAATTCATCCGCGAGGCGGATGCGGCTGGCAACAAGCTCGCCACCATGGTCAAGACCCACCAGTTCGAAGCGGTGACCGAGATCACCGTGCTGGCGCAGGACCATCCACGCCTGCTCTCGGTCATTGCCGGCGCCTGTGCCGGGGCCGGCGGCAACATCGTCGACGCGCAGATCTTCACCACCGCCGATGGCCGCGCGCTGGACACCATCCTGATCTCGAGGGAGTTCGACCGCGACGAGGACGAGCGCCGCCGAGCCGAGCGTGTCGGCCGGCTGATCGAGGACGTACTGTCGGGCAAGAGCTGGCTGCCGGAGATGATCGAGAAGCGCACCAAGCCGCGGCGTGGCGCCAAGGTGTTCCGCATTCAGCCGCGTGCCGAAATCCGCAACACGCTGTCGAACCGGTTCTCGGTGATCGAGGTCGAGGGGCTGGACCGGCCCGGCCTGCTCTCCGAAATCACCGGAGCGCTGTCGGATCTCTCGCTCGACATCGCCTCGGCCCACATCACCACCTTCGGCGAAAAAGTCATCGACACCTTCTACGTCACCGACCTAACCGGCCAGAAGATCGACAGTCCGGCGCGCACGACCGCCATCCACAACAGGCTGATCGCAGCACTTGAAGGGATCACGCCCGAGCGCGGTGGCAAGGCCAAGGCGGCCGCCGAGTGA
- the murJ gene encoding murein biosynthesis integral membrane protein MurJ — translation MSLVRKFATVASGTLMSRALGFGREMLMAAALGTGPIADAFNAAFQFPNTFRRLFAEGAFNAAFVPLFAKEIETHGTDGAKRFSEEVFGVLFTALLALTIVMELAMPLIVRYLVAPGFADTPGKFEMTVSLATVMFPYLICMSLGAMMAGMLNSLRRYFAAAVAPVFLNVILIGVLAYAWYKGSDAQTVGFGLAWGVLAAGLVQLAIVWVAVRHAGISIGFRRPKMTPSVKRLLILALPAAITGGITQINQLIGTAIASAQDSAVSSLAYADRIYQLPLGVVGVAVAIVLLPELSRALKSGNLIEAANLQNRSVEFTLFLTLPAAAALWVMSEPIVRLVYERGAFAANGSTPTVAAILAIFGLGLPAFVLIKAFTPGYFAREDTRTPMIFAAISVAVNVTTALTLFPSMGAPGIAVASAVAGWVNAMMLLAVLIRRGHWGRDVPLLRRIPRLVLSAAVMGAALYFAEHWFAVRLGPGSPLVIKAATLLSLVAGGAALYFLTAFATGGADFGMIRRNAMRGTPKTAPPTEKAELDE, via the coding sequence ATGAGCCTTGTCAGAAAATTCGCGACGGTCGCTTCCGGCACGCTGATGAGCCGTGCGCTTGGCTTCGGCCGCGAGATGCTGATGGCGGCTGCTCTCGGCACCGGGCCGATCGCCGATGCCTTCAACGCCGCCTTCCAGTTTCCCAACACCTTTCGCCGGCTGTTCGCCGAAGGCGCCTTCAACGCCGCCTTCGTGCCGTTGTTTGCCAAGGAGATCGAGACCCACGGCACCGACGGTGCCAAGCGCTTTTCCGAAGAAGTGTTCGGCGTGCTGTTCACAGCGCTTCTGGCGCTGACCATTGTCATGGAACTGGCGATGCCGCTGATCGTCCGCTACCTGGTGGCGCCCGGCTTTGCCGACACGCCGGGGAAATTCGAGATGACGGTCTCGCTGGCGACCGTCATGTTCCCTTACCTGATCTGCATGTCGCTCGGCGCCATGATGGCCGGCATGCTGAATTCGCTGCGCCGCTATTTTGCCGCCGCCGTGGCGCCGGTGTTCCTCAACGTCATCCTCATCGGCGTGCTCGCCTATGCCTGGTACAAGGGGTCGGATGCCCAGACCGTCGGCTTCGGGCTGGCCTGGGGCGTGCTCGCCGCAGGGCTGGTGCAGCTGGCGATCGTCTGGGTGGCGGTGCGCCATGCCGGCATCTCGATCGGCTTTCGCCGGCCGAAGATGACGCCCAGCGTCAAGCGGCTGCTGATCCTGGCGCTGCCGGCGGCGATCACGGGCGGCATCACCCAGATCAATCAGCTGATCGGCACGGCGATCGCCTCGGCGCAGGACAGTGCTGTGTCGTCGCTCGCCTATGCCGACCGCATCTACCAGCTGCCGCTCGGCGTCGTCGGCGTTGCCGTCGCCATCGTGCTGCTGCCGGAACTGTCGCGGGCGCTGAAGTCAGGCAATCTGATCGAGGCGGCCAACCTGCAGAACCGCTCAGTCGAATTCACGCTGTTCCTGACCTTGCCGGCGGCGGCCGCGCTCTGGGTCATGTCGGAGCCGATCGTGCGGCTGGTCTATGAGCGCGGGGCCTTTGCGGCCAACGGCTCGACACCGACGGTGGCGGCGATCCTGGCGATCTTCGGCCTCGGCCTGCCGGCCTTCGTGCTGATCAAGGCGTTCACGCCTGGCTATTTTGCGCGTGAGGACACGCGCACGCCGATGATCTTCGCCGCCATCTCGGTGGCGGTGAACGTCACCACGGCGCTGACGCTGTTTCCGTCGATGGGTGCGCCGGGCATCGCCGTCGCCTCGGCCGTCGCCGGCTGGGTCAACGCGATGATGCTGCTGGCCGTGCTGATCCGGCGCGGCCATTGGGGCCGCGACGTGCCGTTGCTGAGGCGCATTCCGCGGCTGGTGCTGTCGGCCGCGGTGATGGGCGCCGCACTCTATTTTGCCGAGCACTGGTTCGCCGTCAGGCTCGGCCCCGGCTCGCCGCTGGTCATCAAGGCGGCGACGCTTCTGTCGCTGGTTGCCGGTGGGGCGGCGCTCTACTTCCTCACCGCCTTCGCCACCGGCGGCGCCGACTTCGGCATGATCCGTCGCAATGCCATGCGGGGAACGCCGAAGACGGCGCCACCGACGGAAAAGGCCGAGCTGGACGAATAG
- the trpS gene encoding tryptophan--tRNA ligase, with product MTAFKPLVFSGVQPTGNLHLGNYLGAIKKFVALQATSDCIYCVVDLHSLTAQLVYDDLADQTRSITAAFLASGIDPKKHIVFNQSRVMQHAELAWIFNCVARIGWMNRMTQFKDKAGKDRENASLGLLAYPSLMAADILVYRATHVPVGDDQKQHLELTRDIAQKFNNDFSDRIAGLGVGVEMQIGEETVNGYFPLTEPIIGGPAARIMSLRDGSKKMSKSDPSDLSRINLTDDADTISKKIRKAKTDPEALPSELDGLATRPEAENLVGIYAGLAEISKADVLKEFGGQQFSVFKPALADLAVEKLAPIAGEMRRISDDRAYVDAVLKDGGERAGVLAEATMKTVRDIIGLLQS from the coding sequence ATGACCGCCTTCAAGCCACTCGTCTTTTCCGGCGTCCAGCCGACCGGCAATCTGCATCTCGGCAACTATCTCGGCGCCATCAAGAAATTCGTCGCCCTGCAGGCCACCTCCGACTGCATCTATTGCGTCGTCGACCTGCATTCGTTGACCGCGCAGCTCGTCTATGACGACCTCGCCGATCAGACGCGGTCGATCACCGCGGCGTTTCTCGCCTCCGGCATCGACCCCAAGAAGCACATCGTCTTCAACCAGTCTCGGGTCATGCAGCACGCCGAGCTTGCCTGGATCTTCAACTGCGTGGCGCGCATCGGCTGGATGAACCGCATGACGCAGTTCAAGGACAAGGCCGGCAAGGACCGCGAGAACGCCTCGCTGGGGTTGCTGGCCTATCCGAGCCTGATGGCGGCCGACATCCTCGTCTACCGCGCCACCCATGTGCCGGTCGGCGACGACCAGAAACAGCATCTGGAGCTGACTCGCGACATCGCGCAGAAGTTCAACAACGACTTTTCGGACCGCATCGCCGGTCTCGGCGTCGGCGTCGAGATGCAAATCGGCGAGGAGACGGTGAACGGCTATTTCCCGCTGACCGAGCCGATCATCGGCGGACCGGCGGCGCGCATCATGTCGTTGCGTGACGGTTCGAAGAAGATGTCGAAGTCGGACCCGTCGGACCTGTCGCGCATCAACCTGACCGACGATGCCGACACCATCTCGAAGAAGATCCGCAAGGCCAAGACCGACCCGGAAGCGTTGCCGAGCGAACTGGATGGCCTCGCCACCCGGCCCGAGGCGGAAAACCTCGTCGGCATCTATGCGGGTCTGGCCGAGATTTCGAAGGCCGACGTGCTGAAGGAATTCGGCGGCCAGCAATTTTCCGTGTTCAAGCCGGCGCTGGCCGACCTTGCCGTGGAAAAGCTGGCGCCGATCGCCGGTGAGATGCGGCGTATTTCCGACGACCGCGCCTATGTCGACGCCGTGTTGAAGGATGGCGGCGAACGGGCCGGTGTGTTGGCCGAGGCGACGATGAAGACGGTGCGCGACATCATCGGCCTGCTGCAGAGTTGA
- a CDS encoding universal stress protein, which yields MVSKRLSREAGHRRKFLAIIDDTPECERAVAYASKRAQSTSGVLVLLYVIEPDDFQHWLGVEKIMREEANATARAALDSYANKVRQKLGIEPELVVREGKPTEEIHKLIEEDQDIAILVLAAGAGKEGPGPLVGAVAGKGAAFPIPVTVVPQNLSDEEIDSLA from the coding sequence ATGGTCTCCAAACGCCTCAGTCGCGAAGCCGGCCATCGCCGCAAGTTCCTGGCGATCATCGACGACACGCCGGAATGCGAGCGCGCCGTCGCCTACGCCTCGAAGCGGGCGCAGAGCACCAGCGGCGTGCTGGTGCTGCTCTATGTCATCGAACCGGACGATTTCCAGCACTGGCTGGGCGTCGAGAAGATCATGCGCGAGGAAGCCAACGCCACGGCGCGCGCCGCACTCGACAGCTATGCCAACAAGGTGCGCCAGAAGCTCGGCATCGAGCCGGAACTGGTGGTGCGCGAAGGCAAGCCGACCGAAGAAATTCACAAGCTCATCGAGGAAGATCAGGATATCGCCATCCTGGTGCTGGCGGCCGGCGCCGGCAAGGAGGGCCCCGGGCCGCTGGTTGGCGCGGTGGCCGGCAAGGGCGCTGCCTTCCCCATTCCGGTCACGGTCGTGCCGCAGAACCTGTCGGATGAGGAGATCGACAGCCTCGCCTGA
- a CDS encoding NifU family protein — MFIQTESTPNPATLKFLPGKEVLLEGTADFRDADSAALASPLAGRLFEIPGVTGVFFGYDFITVTKDGPDWQHLKPAILGAIMEHFMSGAPVMAKAGPAAETSQTGEFYDKADEQLVITIKELLDTRVRPAVAQDGGDITFRGFENGTVFLHMKGACAGCPSSTATLKHGIQNLLRHFVPEVQQVEQVS; from the coding sequence ATGTTCATCCAGACCGAATCGACGCCAAACCCGGCAACCCTCAAGTTCCTGCCTGGCAAGGAAGTGCTTCTCGAAGGCACCGCCGATTTCCGCGATGCCGACAGCGCTGCCCTGGCTTCGCCGCTGGCCGGACGGCTGTTCGAGATCCCGGGCGTCACCGGCGTCTTCTTCGGCTATGATTTCATCACCGTGACCAAGGACGGCCCCGACTGGCAGCACCTGAAGCCGGCGATCCTCGGCGCCATCATGGAGCATTTCATGTCGGGCGCGCCTGTTATGGCCAAGGCTGGCCCCGCCGCCGAAACCAGCCAGACCGGCGAATTCTACGACAAGGCCGACGAGCAGCTCGTCATCACCATCAAGGAACTGCTCGACACGCGGGTGCGCCCGGCGGTGGCGCAGGACGGTGGCGACATCACCTTCCGCGGCTTCGAGAACGGCACCGTGTTCCTGCACATGAAGGGCGCCTGCGCCGGCTGCCCGTCGTCGACCGCGACGCTGAAGCACGGCATCCAGAACCTGCTTCGGCATTTTGTGCCGGAAGTGCAGCAGGTCGAACAGGTCTCGTAG